From one Lycium ferocissimum isolate CSIRO_LF1 chromosome 7, AGI_CSIRO_Lferr_CH_V1, whole genome shotgun sequence genomic stretch:
- the LOC132062733 gene encoding 22.0 kDa class IV heat shock protein-like, translating to MERAKVCVSMSFLVLAMVIAILPSKTQALMPYTHPFFDLMLPQEDPFKILEQTPFTIPKGVDQSIALARSDWKETSKEHIISLDIPGMKREDIKIEVEENKVLRISGERKTEEENVEGEKWHRAERTYGKFWRQFRLPRNVDLERIKANLENGVLKITVPKLAEEKKQNKVISISEEENVVGGEDIKATKAAM from the coding sequence ATGGAGAGAGCAAAAGTTTGTGTTAGTATGAGTTTTCTTGTTTTAGCAATGGTAATAGCCATTCTTCCATCAAAAACTCAAGCTTTAATGCCATACACACATCCATTCTTTGACTTAATGCTCCCACAAGAAGACCCTTTTAAGATTCTTGAACAAACCCCATTTACAATCCCTAAAGGTGTTGATCAATCAATAGCTTTAGCTCGTTCAGATTGGAAAGAAACATCAAAAGAACACATCATTTCACTTGACATTCCAGGGATGAAAAGGGAAGATATCAagattgaagttgaagaaaacaAAGTTTTGAGAATCAGTGGAGAAAGGAAAACAgaggaagaaaatgttgaaggtgAGAAATGGCACAGAGCTGAGAGGACTTATGGGAAATTTTGGAGACAATTTAGGCTTCCAAGGAATGTTGATTTGGAACGCATTAAAGCTAATTTGGAAAATGGGGTGTTGAAGATTACTGTGCCAAAATTGGCTGAGGAGAAGAAACAGAATAAGGTGATTAGTATTTCTGAAGAAGAGAATGTTGTTGGTGGTGAGGAtattaaagctactaaagctgcAATGTGA